In Sphingomonas crocodyli, a genomic segment contains:
- a CDS encoding helix-turn-helix domain-containing protein yields the protein MSGFDSIKQGLTEALAFAEGREAGAQVREIAVPSVDVAAIRASTGLSQGAFAKSIGVAKGTLLNWEHGRRRPTGPAQVLLAMIAKKPSLVGELLR from the coding sequence ATGAGTGGCTTTGACAGCATCAAGCAGGGGCTGACCGAGGCTCTGGCCTTCGCCGAGGGGCGCGAGGCGGGCGCGCAGGTGCGCGAGATCGCGGTGCCCAGTGTCGATGTCGCCGCGATCCGCGCCAGCACCGGCCTGTCGCAAGGCGCGTTCGCCAAGAGCATCGGGGTCGCCAAGGGCACCTTGCTCAACTGGGAACATGGCCGCCGCCGCCCGACCGGTCCTGCTCAGGTGCTGCTGGCGATGATCGCGAAGAAGCCGTCGTTAGTGGGGGAATTGCTGCGGTAA
- a CDS encoding type II toxin-antitoxin system RelE/ParE family toxin, which translates to MTTLQTVVELPEFLRRAKAIMSDEDRAALVDIIAANPEAGVSLGGGLRKIRIAREGGGKSGGYRTVYVFGGTHMPIFLVTVFAKNEKDNLNRAEQAELVLLGKALLAYYGV; encoded by the coding sequence ATGACGACCCTGCAGACCGTCGTGGAATTGCCCGAGTTTCTGCGGCGCGCGAAGGCGATCATGTCCGACGAGGATCGGGCGGCTCTGGTCGATATCATCGCGGCCAATCCCGAGGCGGGCGTCTCGCTGGGCGGCGGATTGCGCAAGATCCGCATCGCGCGCGAAGGCGGTGGCAAGAGCGGCGGTTATCGCACGGTCTATGTGTTCGGCGGCACGCATATGCCGATCTTTCTCGTCACGGTGTTCGCCAAGAATGAGAAGGACAATCTGAACCGCGCCGAACAGGCCGAGCTTGTGCTGCTCGGCAAGGCGCTGCTGGCGTATTATGGAGTATGA